A region of the Pseudorca crassidens isolate mPseCra1 chromosome 9, mPseCra1.hap1, whole genome shotgun sequence genome:
ATTTATTCCTTTCATAAACATGTTATTCAGTAAACTGATATGAGGTGCAGGGGATACAGAGGCCAAATATGAGACAAGATCAGCAGTGAGGGAAGTGATAAGACAAGTCCATACCACATATAAAAAAATCTGTAGGAGCAACATGGTGATAAATACAGTCTTGAAAGAcaccagtaaaaataaataaaaagttgaatTTCTTTACATATCGCTGATTCAAATTAGAACATGGTTCTCCTCTGGATTCTTAAACAGGGATTTCCTCAGTGTCACTTTGATATCCTTGTTTctcaaaatgtaaatcaaaagattGACCATGGGCACCACATTAGtatagaaaacagaataaatttttttcaggTCCATAGATCCAGGAGAAGAATATTTAAGGTACATGAATGCTGCTgaaccaaaaaaagagagagcaatgATGTGGGAGTTACACGTGCTGAAGGCTTTCGATCTTCCCTGAGCAGATTTGATATGAAGAATGCTAGTAAGGATGAAGATGTAAGAAACTAGGATGGTGAAACTGGGTACTGTGATATTAATACCCACAACAATGAGAACTACCACCTCACTGACATAAGTGCTGGTGCAAGAGACTTGGAGGAGTGGGAGGATGTCACACAAGTAATGGTTGATATTAACATTGCAGAAGGTTCGTCTAAGCATGCACCCTGTGTGGGCAGAGGCTCCAGTAAACCCCATCACATACGCAGCCAAAGATAGCACCAAACAGACCTTATGGAACATGGTGACCTTATACAGCAATGGAGTACAGATGGCCACATAGCTATCATAGGCCATTGAGGTCAACATATAGCATTCAGAGatgacaaaaaagagaaagaaaaacagctgagTCACGCACCCAATATAGGAGATGATATTCTTCCTGAATACAAAGTTCATCAGCATCTGGGGGGTGAAAACAGAGGAGCAACAGAGATCAATGAAGGATGGTTGAAGACTAAATAGtacacgggggtgtggaggtgagAATTTAGACCAATAAGAATGATCGAGCCCAGGTTGCCCACCATGGTGACAATGTAGATCATTAGAAACAGGTAAAAGAGGGGCTGCCGGAGCTCTGGATGGTCTGTTAATCCAGCAAGTATAAATTCAGTCACTAAGGAGTCATTTCTAGCCAGCATTCTCAACTTTGGAAATCTGTGAGAATAGAAGAAAACTACATTGATAGGGAACCCAGCTCTGTCCTTACAGACTCTCTTTTATATGAGCTTTACGAGAAAGAGACTCAGACTGGCAGAAATCACGTCTTCCTTTGCTTCACAGGGTCTGTAAGTACTGCAACACATACCCCTCTATGTTTAAATCACTGTCTTTTGTTGCATGAGCTGCATGGGACAAACAACAGCTTTATCTTTACTAGAAGACAGAGGGATGGGGTAGCTGAGGAACAAGGCTACCTGTTGATGGGCTTTGGTGGTGGGGTTGTATCCCCATCTCTCCATCCTATTCATCTGACGAGTCACTTTTTAGCTCCTACTCATGTTTCCATCACTCTACGAGTTATCTCAGTTCCCCTGTGATGACCTTCAAGAAAGAGAGAATTCCCACAGGGCAGAGACCATAACCATATTCTGCTTCCTAGAAGGGAGTTGCTAAGAGTCTCTCGGATTTTCAGGTACTTTACTACAAGATTCCATGAAGTCAACAATTGATAACAGGTATGGAGGAGAGCCTTGGTGGCCTAAACTTTATACTTAAACATATACTGCATTGTTTCCACATATTCTCCTCCTCTATTCCATCCTAGCTGAACATAGAATGAATAAAGGAAGGTGGATATGCTTTCCCAGGTTTTGTAGGATGgcatgaaagtgaaataaattaatttgggtGCTGATTAAATTATCTGTTGTTAGTGAATATATATCAAGCTGTATACTTATTATGACATGTAAACTTGTACAGTACATATATtttgacaaaaaaaatttttccccacacacactgtattttatttttacaagagataaataaactgacaccaagtaTTGTAAATGGATGcaaacaatgattgcaattaccaaacatgaaacacactcatactatgtcataatattgacattcagtccagtgatcctccactgtaacagctcctttactttgcagtgaaaattgatttgtatattttttgcctctgagtccttgtgggatttttttttattcaaacagaaagtcacaaaaattgtAATCATCCTCagcagttcactcagtcccatgtaattttttttatctcgatcttttgttagcacttttatgaattcatcagttttccattagagttctgaaaatgcttattcattcagttcagcagtatagtcagttaccaaaaacctgtacttgtcagagtcttttccatgaattccttgaagatgaaacccttttataggaacatttttgcgaaagcatcagagtacacccagaactgtctgtaaatgacaaaagacttaaaaatgaccacggttaaagatttgatgaaagttcataataatgcaattgacaaggaaatttagttatttctgagatatacattttaaagtaataactagaattatgacttataacattataccagaacatataagatttttagaaatttcatgtaaggtctgaaacatttatattaacatatttccatacaaataactcTGGCAACCATAGACACTACAGAATTAAACATAGCCAAAATCCTAGCCAGGATACCAAAAATTCTCACCCTAATAGCCATTAACTAAGTGGTTAGTACCTGAGACAGCACATtatctttcaacaaaatattacaagACAAAGAAACAGTCTTAAGAGGTAATGCAAGccacagaaccagactcagataagAATGAGATGTAGAAGTTATTGAACAGGAAATTAAAATGTCTATAATGAACATATTAAGGACTCTAAGGGAAAAATAGACAATGTGTAAGAATCAATGGgtaaacagagagatggaaactctaacAAAAACTATCAAAagaaaatgctagaaataaaaggCACAGTAACATAAATGAAGCATTCCTTCTATGTGCTCATCAAAACCCAACACAGTTTAGAAAAAGAACCAGTGGCTTGAAGATCAGTCAATTGAAACTTCCCAAAATcaaatccaaagagaaaaagagtgaaaaacagAACATTCAAAAACTCTGAAACAActtcaaaagtgaaaaaatatgcATAATTGGAATATCAGAAGGTGAGAGTGAACGGCTGATCCTCCTCTTCCTTACATTTTCTTGAGAAGTGATTTATATAACTAAGTTAATTTACACTTTTAaatcatttacatttcttttttgatttcttactATTATCTCCATAGCTTTATATGTTGTTTGCCCTTATGAGGATTTGGCATCAATAACTAACACAGATTT
Encoded here:
- the LOC137231186 gene encoding LOW QUALITY PROTEIN: olfactory receptor 8B3-like (The sequence of the model RefSeq protein was modified relative to this genomic sequence to represent the inferred CDS: inserted 1 base in 1 codon), translating into MLARNDSLVTEFILAGLTDHPELRQPLFYLFLMIYIVTMVGNLGSIILIGLNSHLHTPVYYLVFNXSFIDLCCSSVFTPQMLMNFVFRKNIISYIGCVTQLFFFLFFVISECYMLTSMAYDSYVAICTPLLYKVTMFHKVCLVLSLAAYVMGFTGASAHTGCMLRRTFCNVNINHYLCDILPLLQVSCTSTYVSEVVVLIVVGINITVPSFTILVSYIFILTSILHIKSAQGRSKAFSTCNSHIIALSFFGSAAFMYLKYSSPGSMDLKKIYSVFYTNVVPMVNLLIYILRNKDIKVTLRKSLFKNPEENHVLI